A single Micromonospora luteifusca DNA region contains:
- a CDS encoding dicarboxylate/amino acid:cation symporter yields MRKIPFSVQILLGLVLGVALGFLARTNDVSWLTTTLHTVGNLFIQLLKLAVPPLVFTAIVVSVVSLRGVANAARLALKTLMWFGITALISVSIGIVLGLVVNPGKGVTLDLGGAAPPKTTGSWTDFLTGIVPTNPVGAFADGKVLQIVFLALVFGAAALLVGEAAEPFVALNRSLLAIVQKALWWVIRLAPIGTLGLIGNAVASYGWDLLAPLAKFTTAVYIGCAIVLFVLYPLVLIFAGRLNPLRFFAGAWPAIELAFVSRSSVGTMPVTQRSVERLGVPREYASFAVPFGATTKMDGCAAIYPALAAIFVAQVFGVHLGIGDYLLIAFVSVVGSAATAGLTGATVMLTLTLSTLGLPLAGAGLLLAIDPILDMMRTATNVAGQALVPIVVSAREGTLDRVAYESAGQRDLTEPEPVAETRPELSPVPA; encoded by the coding sequence CTGCGCAAGATCCCCTTCTCCGTGCAGATCCTGCTCGGCCTCGTGCTCGGCGTCGCGCTGGGCTTCCTGGCCCGCACCAACGACGTGAGCTGGCTGACCACCACCCTGCACACTGTCGGCAACCTCTTCATCCAGCTGCTCAAGCTGGCCGTGCCGCCGCTGGTCTTCACCGCCATCGTGGTCAGCGTCGTCAGCCTGCGCGGCGTGGCCAACGCCGCCCGGCTCGCGCTCAAGACCCTGATGTGGTTCGGCATCACCGCGTTGATCTCGGTGAGCATCGGCATCGTCCTCGGTCTGGTCGTCAACCCGGGTAAGGGAGTGACTCTCGACCTGGGTGGCGCGGCGCCGCCGAAGACCACCGGCTCGTGGACCGACTTCCTCACCGGCATCGTGCCCACCAACCCGGTCGGCGCGTTCGCCGATGGCAAAGTCCTCCAGATCGTCTTCCTCGCTCTCGTATTCGGTGCCGCGGCCCTGCTGGTCGGTGAGGCCGCCGAGCCGTTCGTGGCGCTGAACCGCTCCCTGCTGGCGATCGTCCAGAAGGCGCTCTGGTGGGTCATCCGCCTCGCCCCGATCGGCACCCTCGGCCTGATCGGCAACGCCGTCGCCTCGTACGGCTGGGACCTGCTGGCCCCCCTCGCGAAGTTCACCACCGCCGTCTACATCGGCTGCGCCATCGTGCTGTTCGTGCTCTACCCGCTGGTGCTGATCTTCGCCGGCCGCCTCAACCCGCTGCGCTTCTTCGCCGGCGCCTGGCCGGCGATCGAGCTGGCCTTCGTGTCCCGCTCCTCGGTCGGCACCATGCCGGTGACCCAGCGCTCCGTCGAGCGGCTCGGCGTGCCCCGCGAGTACGCGTCGTTCGCGGTGCCCTTCGGCGCGACCACGAAGATGGACGGTTGCGCCGCCATCTACCCGGCGCTGGCCGCGATCTTCGTGGCCCAGGTCTTCGGCGTGCACCTCGGCATCGGCGACTACCTGCTGATCGCGTTCGTCTCGGTGGTGGGCTCGGCGGCGACCGCTGGTCTGACCGGCGCGACCGTGATGCTCACCCTGACCCTCAGCACGTTGGGCCTGCCGCTGGCGGGTGCCGGTCTGCTGCTGGCCATCGACCCGATCCTGGACATGATGCGCACCGCCACGAACGTGGCCGGACAGGCGCTGGTGCCGATCGTGGTGTCCGCCCGCGAGGGCACGCTCGACCGGGTCGCGTACGAGTCCGCCGGTCAGCGCGACCTGACCGAGCCGGAGCCGGTCGCGGAGACCCGGCCCGAGCTCAGTCCCGTGCCTGCCTGA
- a CDS encoding ATP-binding cassette domain-containing protein: MRLLRDLWGTSPRRMTVVAILIVLGAAGQAGASALAGPVLLHRSTGFFAVLAAALVAMVLTDFAVSLLMAGLTADWSAAVRRRLCRVALGQDLPTLETTPVGELLDRIDGDVYQVAAAVRNQGTRLAQGLCVGVLSVAVALFVWWPAGIAMLLLTVALAVGLRRPTARIVPARMAEEEAWSDLAAVMEEAVHGQDDVRTSLARPYVLRLYARRAAAVLSRGKRVWVMSAQVTTIAAATIRGGIGAVVLGGAWALVNGQIDAARLTAVWLLALAFGATVEHVSRMVPELQYALGAWGRVLLLEDARQEPTGGASPTDGDLRIRDLTFDYQVSGPESGRGHALRGVSLTFARGRSYALIGRTGSGKSTLAKVLTRAVDVPAGSVFLGGTDLCDLDVEQLRRWVALVPQRTEILAGTLAENVALFDPALLDAAERALDELGLAGWIAELPDGLATRLGEGGHVLSAGQEQLVAFARILVRDPHVVILDEATARLDPVTEARVQRATERLLRDRIGIVIAHRLSSVRRCDEVVVLADGTVVEAGPLDASARFAELLATSHAAAYAAVPQAARAGGGTDLLTGPGPADTWPADGRAEPAVVDEAVVPVKADPPPLPPAPPARTFREIVRLCRNDPRYGLGAMALFLMMILLGLDGPVLPWLWADLVDGVGDPYLPAWGIVAGLLLTLPVPYYTGIWFPQWWVRQMLRISLRLVHGQTGPRRVSSHTPAEVVAQGGDTERVVQLADNVFDQSAAVIMAVAMTVVSGSVVPALFFVGTMVVSGLAASLFGPRLERSARATVSARAAFATALVSVLSSARTVKLAGASAAVLRHLADLDVLRSDRQRREISVQVWSRSTPSLASGLLPIGAWALYLNGSLSAGAVLVAVSTLGAARWFAWTTASLISQLPSARVWTRRTAAMTGVGAYSAAVSAVDLAAGTAPAPTPPPRHPLRRLELRGFGVVHSDGMVAVRDVDLTVQRGQLVLVVGPVGSGKSSLLRALAGIVHHTGELTWNGDPVTEPELFLRPNQVGYVGQLPRVLSGTVADNIALGHQVDAAGAVSTAQLDHDLAAAGGGLGLLIGHKGTRLSGGQLQRLALARALAPRTELLVADDVSSALDVTTELALWQALRGHGVTVVGSTAKRAALVRADHVVVLLGGTVAAQGTWQDLEGRWSHLAG; this comes from the coding sequence ATGCGCCTGCTCCGTGACCTGTGGGGCACCTCGCCACGCCGTATGACGGTCGTGGCAATCCTGATCGTGCTCGGTGCCGCCGGCCAGGCGGGCGCGTCGGCGCTGGCCGGTCCCGTGCTGCTGCACCGCTCGACCGGGTTCTTCGCGGTCCTGGCCGCGGCGCTGGTCGCCATGGTGCTCACCGACTTCGCGGTGAGTCTGCTGATGGCCGGCCTGACCGCCGACTGGTCCGCGGCCGTACGGCGGCGGCTCTGCCGGGTGGCCCTCGGGCAGGACCTGCCCACGTTGGAGACCACTCCCGTGGGCGAGTTGCTCGACCGCATCGACGGTGACGTCTACCAGGTGGCCGCCGCGGTCCGAAACCAGGGCACACGGCTCGCCCAGGGGCTCTGCGTGGGCGTGCTGTCGGTGGCCGTCGCGTTGTTCGTCTGGTGGCCGGCGGGGATCGCGATGCTGCTGCTGACCGTGGCCCTCGCGGTGGGTTTGCGCCGGCCGACCGCCCGCATCGTTCCGGCCCGGATGGCCGAGGAGGAGGCCTGGTCGGACCTGGCCGCCGTGATGGAGGAGGCGGTGCACGGTCAGGACGACGTGCGTACCAGCCTGGCCCGGCCGTACGTGCTGCGGCTCTACGCCCGGCGGGCCGCTGCCGTCCTGTCCCGTGGCAAACGGGTCTGGGTGATGTCCGCCCAGGTGACCACGATCGCCGCCGCGACCATCCGGGGCGGCATCGGTGCGGTGGTGCTCGGCGGCGCGTGGGCACTGGTCAACGGCCAGATCGACGCCGCCCGGTTGACCGCGGTTTGGTTGCTCGCGCTGGCCTTCGGCGCCACCGTCGAACACGTGAGCCGGATGGTTCCGGAGCTGCAGTACGCGCTCGGCGCGTGGGGTCGGGTGCTGCTGCTGGAGGACGCCCGGCAGGAACCCACCGGTGGAGCCAGCCCGACCGACGGCGACCTGCGCATCCGCGACCTCACCTTCGACTACCAGGTGAGCGGGCCGGAGAGCGGGCGGGGACACGCGCTGCGCGGGGTCAGCCTCACCTTTGCGCGGGGTCGTTCCTACGCGCTCATCGGGCGGACCGGCTCGGGCAAGTCGACCCTGGCGAAGGTGCTGACCCGGGCCGTCGACGTGCCGGCCGGCTCGGTCTTCCTCGGTGGCACCGACCTGTGCGACCTCGACGTCGAGCAGCTTCGCCGGTGGGTGGCCCTGGTGCCCCAGCGCACCGAGATCCTGGCCGGCACGCTCGCCGAGAACGTCGCCCTCTTCGACCCGGCGCTGCTCGACGCCGCCGAACGGGCGCTGGACGAGTTGGGCCTCGCCGGTTGGATCGCCGAACTGCCCGACGGGCTGGCGACCCGCCTGGGGGAGGGCGGGCACGTGCTCTCCGCCGGTCAGGAGCAGTTGGTGGCGTTCGCCCGCATCCTGGTCCGGGACCCGCACGTGGTGATCCTCGACGAGGCCACCGCACGACTGGACCCGGTCACCGAGGCGCGGGTGCAGCGAGCCACCGAACGGCTGCTGCGCGACCGGATCGGCATCGTCATCGCGCACCGGCTCTCCTCGGTACGCCGCTGCGACGAGGTGGTGGTACTGGCCGACGGCACGGTGGTCGAGGCCGGTCCGCTGGACGCGTCTGCCCGCTTCGCTGAGCTGTTGGCGACCAGCCACGCGGCCGCGTACGCTGCCGTGCCGCAGGCAGCCCGCGCTGGCGGCGGCACGGACCTGCTGACCGGCCCGGGCCCGGCGGACACCTGGCCCGCCGACGGGCGGGCCGAGCCGGCGGTGGTGGACGAAGCCGTCGTGCCCGTGAAGGCCGACCCGCCGCCCCTGCCGCCGGCCCCGCCAGCCCGCACGTTCCGTGAGATCGTCCGGCTCTGCCGCAACGACCCCCGGTACGGGTTGGGGGCGATGGCCCTGTTCCTCATGATGATTCTGCTCGGGCTGGACGGCCCGGTGTTGCCGTGGCTCTGGGCGGATCTGGTCGACGGCGTCGGTGACCCGTACCTACCGGCGTGGGGGATCGTGGCCGGGCTGCTGCTCACGCTGCCGGTGCCGTATTACACCGGCATCTGGTTTCCACAGTGGTGGGTGCGGCAGATGCTGCGGATCAGCCTGCGTCTGGTGCACGGCCAGACCGGGCCGCGCCGGGTCAGCTCACACACCCCGGCCGAGGTGGTGGCGCAGGGCGGCGACACCGAGCGGGTGGTCCAACTCGCCGACAACGTGTTCGACCAGTCCGCCGCGGTGATCATGGCGGTTGCCATGACGGTGGTCTCCGGCAGCGTCGTGCCAGCGTTGTTCTTCGTCGGCACGATGGTGGTCTCCGGGTTGGCCGCGAGCCTGTTCGGGCCGAGGTTGGAGCGTTCGGCACGGGCGACCGTGTCCGCGCGGGCCGCCTTCGCCACCGCGCTGGTGTCCGTGCTGTCCTCGGCCCGGACGGTGAAGCTCGCCGGTGCGAGCGCGGCCGTGCTGCGTCACCTCGCCGACCTGGACGTGTTGCGCAGTGACCGCCAGCGCCGGGAGATCTCGGTGCAGGTGTGGTCGCGTTCCACGCCGTCGCTGGCCAGCGGTCTGTTGCCGATCGGCGCGTGGGCGCTCTACCTGAACGGCTCGCTCTCCGCCGGGGCGGTGCTGGTGGCCGTGTCCACGCTGGGCGCGGCCCGCTGGTTCGCCTGGACCACCGCCTCGCTGATCTCCCAGCTGCCCTCGGCGCGGGTCTGGACGCGGCGCACGGCGGCGATGACCGGAGTGGGCGCGTACTCCGCGGCGGTTTCGGCGGTGGACCTGGCCGCCGGGACGGCGCCCGCGCCGACGCCACCACCGCGGCATCCGCTGCGCCGGCTGGAACTGCGCGGCTTCGGGGTGGTGCACTCCGACGGCATGGTGGCCGTCCGTGACGTGGACCTGACCGTGCAGCGGGGGCAGTTGGTGCTTGTCGTCGGGCCGGTGGGATCGGGCAAGTCCTCGTTGCTGCGGGCGTTGGCGGGGATCGTGCACCACACCGGCGAGCTGACCTGGAACGGCGACCCGGTCACCGAGCCGGAGCTGTTCCTGCGCCCCAACCAGGTCGGTTACGTCGGCCAGTTGCCTCGGGTGCTCTCCGGCACGGTGGCCGACAACATCGCGCTGGGCCACCAGGTGGACGCGGCCGGGGCGGTCAGCACCGCCCAGCTCGACCATGACCTGGCGGCTGCCGGCGGTGGGTTGGGTCTGCTCATCGGGCACAAGGGCACCCGGCTCTCCGGCGGGCAGTTGCAGCGGTTGGCGTTGGCTCGGGCGTTGGCCCCGCGTACCGAACTGTTGGTCGCCGACGACGTGTCGTCGGCGCTGGACGTCACCACCGAGCTGGCGCTGTGGCAGGCGTTGCGCGGGCACGGGGTGACCGTGGTCGGTTCCACCGCGAAGCGTGCCGCGCTGGTCCGCGCCGACCACGTGGTGGTGCTGCTCGGCGGCACGGTGGCGGCCCAGGGCACCTGGCAGGACCTGGAGGGCCGCTGGTCACACCTGGCGGGCTGA
- a CDS encoding SAM-dependent methyltransferase translates to MPDGLPTEIDLTRPSAARVYDYFLGGAHNFEIDRQLAEQIARMTPNLAATMRSGREFLRRAVRVLLDAGIDQFLDIGSGIPTVGNVHEVAQGLNPKARVVYVDIDPVAVAHSRELLAGNELTGVIHADLREPEKILAETRQLGLIDFNRPMGILLAGVVHFIPDGDRPEEILASLRAAAAPGSYLVVSHSTFEDQPQEMLDAQRLSARTATEITLRSRAQVTGFFGDWTVLEPGVVHMPLWRPDSPSDVDDHPERFGAFCGVARYDQSAG, encoded by the coding sequence ATGCCCGACGGACTGCCGACCGAGATCGATCTGACCAGGCCGAGCGCGGCCCGGGTGTACGACTATTTCCTGGGCGGGGCGCACAACTTCGAGATCGACCGGCAGTTGGCCGAGCAGATCGCCCGGATGACCCCGAATCTCGCCGCCACCATGCGCTCCGGCCGTGAGTTCCTCCGTCGGGCGGTGCGGGTGCTGCTCGACGCCGGCATCGACCAGTTTCTCGACATCGGTTCCGGAATTCCGACCGTGGGCAACGTGCACGAGGTCGCGCAGGGGCTGAACCCCAAGGCCCGGGTGGTGTATGTCGACATCGACCCGGTGGCGGTCGCGCACAGCCGGGAGTTGCTCGCCGGAAACGAGCTGACCGGTGTCATCCACGCCGACCTGCGGGAGCCGGAGAAGATCCTCGCCGAGACCCGGCAGCTCGGGCTGATCGACTTCAACCGGCCGATGGGCATCCTGTTGGCCGGGGTGGTGCACTTCATCCCGGACGGCGACCGGCCGGAGGAGATCCTGGCCAGCCTGCGGGCCGCTGCCGCACCCGGCAGTTACCTGGTCGTCTCGCACTCCACCTTCGAGGACCAACCGCAGGAGATGCTGGACGCCCAGCGGCTGTCCGCGCGGACGGCCACCGAGATAACGCTGCGCTCCCGCGCCCAGGTCACCGGCTTCTTCGGCGACTGGACGGTCCTCGAGCCGGGCGTGGTGCACATGCCGCTCTGGCGTCCTGACTCGCCGTCCGACGTGGACGACCACCCGGAGCGGTTCGGCGCCTTCTGCGGTGTCGCCCGGTACGACCAGTCCGCCGGCTGA
- a CDS encoding DUF998 domain-containing protein: MAEPGPRGTATTPKARSDVARRVAGSAAAGCALAGAVAVIVAVVAGPGPGFTGYVSEAGIAGSGHAATYRIGILALAAALLLVGAALPPGVWTATPALLATAAVFTAVSGAVTCSAGCPLPPFERATAADLVHGGASIAATAAVVFAMITLAVSGPAGPAVRWLARVAAALALPLCATVGLAMLVVGRGAVVGVLERLILALAVVWGLVTATTLALDRRPPSRVRLDGL, from the coding sequence GTGGCTGAGCCGGGTCCGCGCGGCACGGCGACCACGCCGAAGGCCCGCTCGGACGTCGCTCGCCGGGTCGCCGGGTCCGCCGCCGCCGGCTGCGCGCTGGCCGGTGCGGTGGCGGTGATCGTCGCCGTGGTCGCCGGTCCCGGTCCAGGGTTCACCGGGTACGTCAGCGAGGCGGGCATTGCCGGCAGTGGGCACGCCGCGACGTACCGGATCGGGATCCTCGCTCTGGCTGCCGCGTTGCTGCTGGTCGGTGCGGCGCTGCCGCCCGGGGTGTGGACGGCGACGCCGGCGCTGCTCGCCACCGCTGCCGTGTTCACCGCCGTGTCCGGGGCGGTGACCTGCTCTGCCGGCTGCCCGCTGCCGCCGTTCGAGCGGGCCACGGCGGCGGATCTGGTGCACGGCGGCGCGAGCATCGCGGCGACCGCGGCGGTGGTCTTCGCGATGATCACGCTCGCCGTCTCCGGGCCGGCCGGTCCGGCGGTGCGCTGGCTGGCCCGCGTGGCCGCCGCGTTGGCCCTGCCGCTCTGCGCGACGGTCGGCCTGGCCATGCTCGTCGTCGGCCGGGGCGCGGTGGTGGGCGTGTTGGAGCGGCTGATCCTCGCGCTGGCCGTCGTCTGGGGCCTCGTGACCGCCACCACTCTCGCCCTGGACCGGCGGCCCCCTTCCAGGGTTCGGCTGGACGGTCTGTAA
- a CDS encoding NADH:flavin oxidoreductase/NADH oxidase, giving the protein MSSLFTPLALRAVTLPNRIAMAPMCQYSAGPDGLPTDWHLIHLGSRAVGGAGLVLSEATAVLPEGRISPQDTGLWSDAHVDAWRPVTAFVAAHGAVPAVQLAHAGFKASTYRPWAAERGGVPDAEGGWTPLAPGSEPFTAGYRTPTTLDEVGLAGVVEAFATAAERALAAGFAAVEIHAAHGYLLNEFLSPLTNHRTDSYGGDRTARMRLTLEVARAVRAAVGEDVPVLTRISATDWVEGGWTIEDSVVLAGELAGVGVDLVDTSSGGMSVDQRVPLGPGYQVPLAAQIRREAGVPTGAVGLIVEPEHAEQIVASGEADLVLLGRELLRDPYWPRRAAAKLGVAYSGPAQYARAA; this is encoded by the coding sequence ATGAGTTCTCTGTTCACACCGCTGGCGCTGCGCGCGGTCACCCTGCCCAACCGGATCGCCATGGCACCCATGTGCCAGTACTCTGCCGGGCCGGACGGCCTGCCCACCGACTGGCACCTGATCCACCTGGGCAGCCGCGCGGTCGGCGGTGCCGGTCTGGTGCTGTCCGAGGCGACCGCGGTGCTTCCCGAGGGCCGGATCAGCCCGCAGGACACCGGGCTGTGGTCCGACGCGCACGTCGACGCGTGGCGACCGGTGACCGCGTTCGTCGCCGCCCACGGCGCGGTGCCGGCCGTGCAGCTCGCGCACGCCGGTTTCAAGGCGTCCACCTACCGGCCGTGGGCAGCGGAGCGCGGCGGTGTGCCGGACGCCGAGGGTGGCTGGACGCCACTCGCCCCCGGTTCGGAGCCGTTCACCGCCGGCTACCGGACGCCGACCACCCTCGACGAGGTCGGCCTCGCCGGTGTGGTCGAGGCGTTCGCGACCGCCGCCGAACGCGCGCTGGCCGCCGGCTTCGCCGCCGTGGAGATCCACGCCGCCCACGGCTACCTGCTCAACGAGTTCCTCTCGCCGCTGACCAACCACCGCACCGACTCGTACGGCGGCGACCGGACCGCCCGGATGCGGCTCACCCTGGAGGTGGCCCGCGCGGTGCGCGCCGCGGTCGGCGAGGACGTGCCGGTGCTGACCCGGATCTCCGCCACCGACTGGGTCGAGGGCGGTTGGACGATCGAGGACAGCGTGGTGCTCGCCGGCGAGCTGGCCGGTGTCGGCGTCGACCTGGTCGACACGTCGTCCGGTGGAATGAGCGTGGACCAGCGCGTTCCGCTCGGCCCCGGCTACCAGGTGCCGCTGGCCGCCCAGATCCGCCGCGAGGCGGGCGTGCCCACCGGCGCGGTGGGCCTGATCGTCGAACCGGAGCACGCCGAGCAGATCGTCGCCAGCGGCGAGGCCGATCTGGTGCTGCTCGGCCGGGAGCTGCTGCGCGACCCGTACTGGCCGCGCCGGGCCGCCGCCAAGCTCGGCGTCGCGTACTCCGGCCCCGCCCAGTACGCCCGCGCGGCCTGA
- a CDS encoding GNAT family N-acetyltransferase, giving the protein MLTVPVRQLGESERRAVERLLDHDPFAGAQVAERIAARGLSWWRAEGRVLGYGTRRNLESLCWLGGNLTPVLATDAAVAAFADLLAGEERLCSSIVGRADAVLGLWDRLSDTWGPARDVRPNQPLLAADALPSVPADPEVRRVRPGEVDRLFPAAVAMYTEEVGVSPLAEDAGRSYRRRVNDLVRSGRAYARFVDGKVVFKAELAVVTKRTAQVQGVWVAPEWRGRGIATAAMAAVVRDALLRVAPTVSLYVNDFNLPARRVYERCGFQPIGTLATVLF; this is encoded by the coding sequence GTGCTGACGGTGCCGGTACGGCAACTCGGGGAATCGGAGCGCCGCGCGGTCGAGCGACTACTCGACCACGACCCGTTCGCGGGCGCGCAGGTCGCCGAGCGGATCGCCGCGCGCGGACTCTCCTGGTGGCGGGCCGAGGGCAGGGTCCTGGGGTACGGCACCCGGCGCAACCTGGAATCACTCTGCTGGCTCGGCGGCAACCTGACCCCGGTGCTGGCGACCGACGCTGCGGTGGCCGCCTTCGCCGACCTGCTCGCGGGCGAGGAGCGGCTCTGCTCGTCCATCGTCGGCCGGGCGGACGCCGTCCTCGGGCTGTGGGACCGGCTCTCCGACACTTGGGGGCCAGCCCGAGACGTCCGTCCCAACCAGCCACTGCTGGCCGCCGACGCCCTGCCATCCGTACCTGCCGACCCGGAGGTACGCCGGGTCCGCCCCGGCGAGGTCGATCGGCTCTTCCCCGCAGCGGTGGCCATGTACACCGAAGAAGTCGGCGTCTCCCCGTTGGCCGAGGACGCCGGGCGCAGCTACCGCCGACGGGTCAACGACCTGGTCCGGTCCGGCCGGGCGTACGCCCGCTTCGTCGACGGCAAGGTCGTGTTCAAGGCCGAGCTGGCCGTGGTCACCAAACGGACGGCACAGGTCCAGGGCGTCTGGGTGGCACCGGAATGGCGGGGCCGAGGGATCGCCACCGCCGCCATGGCAGCCGTGGTCCGCGACGCGCTGCTGCGAGTAGCCCCCACCGTCAGCCTGTACGTCAACGACTTCAACCTCCCGGCCCGCCGCGTCTACGAGCGCTGCGGCTTCCAACCGATCGGCACTCTCGCCACGGTCCTGTTCTGA
- the pcaF gene encoding 3-oxoadipyl-CoA thiolase, translated as MTVAYLVAGVRTPIGRYAGALAGVRPDDLAGHVIRELVARHPSVDWARVDDVVLGCANQAGEDNRNVARMAALLAGLPEEVPGSTVNRLCGSGLDALATAARSIVAGDAELVIAGGVESMSRAPFVMPKATSAYSRSAEVYDTTLGWRLVNPLMADGWGVDSMPETAENVAAEYGVSRADQDAFAYRSQQRAAKAQADGRFAEEIVAVSVPAGRRETRLVEVDEHPRETTLAKLAALPTPFRDGGTVTAGNSSGVNDGAVALLVASEAAVHRYGLTPLARISGAAAAGVPPRIMGIGPVPATRKLLDRLGVELSAVDVVELNEAFAAQSVAVLRELGLPVDAEHVNPNGGAIALGHPLGASGARLALTAALELRRRGGRRALATMCIGVGQGISLLLESAA; from the coding sequence ATGACCGTGGCATATCTGGTGGCCGGCGTCCGCACCCCGATCGGCCGGTACGCGGGCGCGCTGGCCGGCGTCCGCCCCGACGACCTGGCCGGGCACGTGATCCGCGAGTTGGTCGCCCGCCACCCGTCGGTGGACTGGGCGCGCGTGGACGACGTCGTGCTCGGCTGCGCCAACCAGGCCGGCGAGGACAACCGCAACGTGGCCCGGATGGCGGCGCTCCTGGCCGGCCTGCCCGAGGAGGTGCCGGGCAGCACGGTCAACCGGCTCTGCGGCTCCGGGCTGGACGCCCTCGCCACCGCGGCCCGGTCGATCGTGGCCGGGGACGCGGAGCTGGTGATCGCCGGCGGGGTGGAGAGCATGAGCCGGGCGCCGTTCGTCATGCCGAAGGCGACGTCGGCGTACTCCCGTTCGGCCGAGGTGTACGACACCACCCTGGGCTGGCGGCTGGTCAACCCGTTGATGGCCGACGGGTGGGGGGTCGACTCGATGCCGGAGACGGCGGAGAACGTCGCCGCCGAGTACGGCGTGAGCCGGGCCGACCAGGACGCCTTCGCGTACCGCTCTCAGCAGCGCGCGGCCAAGGCGCAGGCCGACGGCCGGTTCGCCGAGGAGATCGTGGCGGTGTCCGTGCCGGCCGGTCGTCGAGAGACCCGGTTGGTCGAGGTCGACGAGCACCCGCGGGAGACCACGCTTGCGAAGCTGGCCGCGCTGCCCACCCCGTTCCGCGACGGCGGCACGGTGACCGCGGGCAACTCCTCGGGCGTCAATGACGGCGCGGTCGCGCTGCTGGTCGCCAGCGAGGCGGCGGTGCATCGCTACGGCCTCACCCCGCTGGCCCGGATCAGCGGCGCGGCGGCGGCCGGCGTGCCGCCCCGGATCATGGGGATCGGCCCGGTGCCGGCCACCCGCAAGCTGCTCGACCGGCTCGGTGTCGAGTTGAGCGCGGTGGACGTGGTGGAACTCAACGAGGCGTTCGCCGCGCAGTCCGTGGCGGTGCTGCGTGAGCTGGGCCTGCCGGTGGACGCCGAACACGTCAACCCGAACGGTGGCGCCATCGCGCTGGGGCACCCGCTCGGTGCCAGCGGCGCGCGGCTGGCGCTGACCGCCGCGCTGGAGCTGCGCCGTCGCGGAGGCCGCCGGGCTCTGGCCACCATGTGCATCGGCGTCGGTCAAGGCATCTCCCTGTTACTGGAGTCAGCCGCCTAG
- a CDS encoding glutathione S-transferase family protein, whose translation MTRAQFSAETSGGGAFVRQPNRFTGRVTADSTSPPGGGPDEQGRWPLEAGRYRLIWCRACPWAHRARIVRGLLGLDDAISLGTVDPIRDERGWAFALDPDGFDPVLGVSFLSEAYLATDPDYTGRVTVPALVDTLTGRVVTNDYPQLTLDFSTEWRRLHAPDAPDLYPVALRPEMDALMAEIHTDVNNGVYRCGFATSQEAYDEAFRALFARLDALSERLAGQRYLLGDSITEADVRLFTTLVRFDAAYHGHFKCNRNKLTEMPVLWAYARDLFQTPGFGETVDFDHIKRHYYGTHRQINPSAIVPLGPDESGWSTPHGRG comes from the coding sequence ATGACCCGGGCCCAGTTCAGCGCAGAGACCAGCGGCGGTGGCGCGTTCGTCCGCCAGCCCAACCGGTTCACCGGTCGGGTCACCGCCGACTCGACCTCGCCGCCCGGTGGCGGGCCGGACGAGCAGGGCCGCTGGCCGTTGGAGGCCGGCCGGTACCGGCTGATCTGGTGCCGCGCCTGCCCGTGGGCGCACCGGGCGAGGATCGTGCGCGGCCTGCTCGGTCTGGACGACGCGATCTCGCTGGGCACCGTCGACCCGATCCGGGACGAACGGGGCTGGGCGTTCGCCCTCGACCCGGACGGCTTCGACCCGGTCCTCGGCGTGAGCTTCCTCTCCGAGGCGTACCTGGCCACCGACCCGGACTACACCGGCCGGGTGACCGTGCCGGCGCTGGTCGACACCCTGACCGGCCGGGTCGTCACCAACGACTACCCGCAGCTCACCCTCGATTTCTCCACCGAGTGGCGGCGGCTGCACGCGCCCGACGCGCCGGATCTGTACCCGGTCGCGCTGCGCCCCGAGATGGACGCGCTGATGGCCGAGATCCACACCGACGTCAACAACGGCGTCTACCGGTGTGGGTTCGCCACTTCACAGGAGGCGTACGACGAGGCGTTCCGAGCTCTCTTCGCCCGACTGGACGCGCTGTCCGAGCGGCTGGCCGGGCAGCGCTACCTGCTGGGCGACTCGATCACCGAGGCCGACGTGCGACTGTTCACCACGCTCGTCCGCTTCGACGCCGCGTACCACGGGCACTTCAAGTGCAACCGCAACAAGCTGACCGAGATGCCGGTGCTCTGGGCGTACGCCCGGGACCTGTTCCAGACCCCGGGCTTCGGCGAGACGGTGGACTTCGACCACATCAAGCGGCACTACTACGGCACCCATCGGCAGATCAACCCGAGCGCCATCGTGCCGCTCGGGCCTGACGAGTCCGGCTGGAGCACGCCGCACGGGCGTGGCTGA